The genomic interval ACTGCTccaacagcacagccccactgtgCTGTCCAGGAACAGCTGCCACATCCCCAGTGAGGGCCACATCACTGTGGAGATGATCTGGGGCAGCATCACACCCTTGGAGACAGCGCCCAAGCCCCTCTGGCCCCTGGGTCATCCCCCCAGAGTAGCTCCCATGTTTCCGTTTGACATGGAGCTGACCCCTGTCTGCCCCATGAGTCCATAGTAGGGCCCCAGCCTTaccaagggcaggcagggctgggcagagggtcAGCCTGGAGCCTGACACCGTGGAGAtgggccctgctgctctgtgttcctcctgtcttctccttttctccagaccaCCCTCCAGCACTACCCAGAGCACTGCCAGCCTTGGCCATCTCCTCCAGGATAACATCTCCTCCAGGATAACATCTCCCCAGGACAACATCTCCCACAGGATAACATCTCCTCCACGATAACATCTCCCACAGGATAGCATCTCCACCAGGATAATATCTCCCCAAGGATAACATCTCCCACAGGACAGCATCTCCCGCAGGATAATATCTCCCCAAGGATAACATTTCCCCCAGGATAAAAtgttccctggtcctgctctgccatttctctccttgcccCATCTCTTGCTCCTACCACCTCTGGGCTCTCTCCACCCCTTGCTGCTGGTGCCCGATGGCCAGACAGTCAATGAGGTGCGTGGAACAGGTGGCAGCACACAGTCTcatcccctcagctctgcttgtgccCCTTACTGACCCcccgcagcacccacagcccttccaGGAGGCATCACTGGGACCTCTGTGGAAGGACCCACCTCTgcgcccagccctggctctgagcACTTGCCcggccagcagggccaggagcaggcagagaagggcCCCCAGGATGATGCAGATGATGACGGGCACTGAGATCCTCCCATTGACAGCCGGACGGCCCCGGGTGGGATCTGCATGGGCAAGAACATGGAAGAACAGCACCAGCCTTGGGAGAGGTGGAGGCAGCACCAGTCCTGACCCCCATCACACAAGGCAGCAGGCAGtggagggcactgggggggaGTGATGGAGAAGCTTCCACCCTGCTGAGTGAATTACAGCCCTCCTcaacccccacacaaacaccccagtgcctcctcctgggaGTTTCACACTCCAACAAGGAGCCCCTTCCACCCAACTGTGGGTCAGAGTCTGGCCCTGGGATACCCAGCCCTGGTGGGAGGACAAGTTACCTGCTTggggtggggatgctgctgtcctgggcgcagctgcagaggaggaaaaggagatcCGGGCTGAGAGGGTGGGAGTGCACATAACAGGGAGCCTCCCCTCCAACACACCCATGTGTGTCTGTTGGTGTCCCTGACACATCCCAGCCAAATTGCCCCTCATGTAGTGctagaaagggacccaggacagggcccgtggcctctgctctgggtggcaggcagggtggcacaggcagcccaggggatggccctggagctgcagggccccACGGGCAGTGGCCCAAGGACATCCAGTTCCACCGAGGCTGCTCCCTGCGTGGCACCAGGCTGCTGCACCCCACAGGAACATTCCTGCTCTCGGGAGctcaggggctgtgccaggaccaAGCGGGTGAAaggccttccccagctccctgccaataCCCGAGcaaggggtcccagccccagctcacccGAGCAGCGCACggcagcatcttccttatgcCGGCAAGCACGTCCGTCCCCAGGCCGGGCccagcagtcctgcagagacGACTCCGTCCCCCGGCACTCCACCCGCTCCAGCCAGATGGGGCCTTGCCCCACCCCAAAAGCAGCCTCACGCAGGGCAGACACCGCggggccacagcccagctgcctgcacgcCACCTGGGCATCCCGCATGTCCCAGGAGTCATCGCACACTGTCCCCCAGGAGCCGTGATGCCAGAGCTCCACTCTGCCCGAGCAACCGTCCTCGCCTCCCACGGCACGGATCTTCTCCCTGtctggagaaggcaaagagctgccatggcactcagacagcagagccctgccaggcaagaggagcacacagaggagcagctccctacctgtgcagctggtggagtTGGGGCACGGGGCCAAAGGCTCTGGGGGCATTTCTGGGCGTCTccctgaagaaggaaacactATGGTGAAGGGGCTGGCTTGGGGGATTCTGCAGAAGAGAGCGGGGCTGAGCTCTGGTCATGCCTGTGTGTGCCATCttggtcacagagcagcagggggtGTCCATGGAGGGGAGGCTCCTCTGAACCCCATCTGGTCTCTGCTGAGACCTCACTTGGAGATGTCACTGCCTcccccaggcactgctgggtgGCAAGTGCTGCTGGACGTGTGGGGCTCTGAGAGCTGTGGTCATGtttgtgccaccagcagcagaagagtctgacatggaaataaaaacccctccaagctctttctctgcatttggctGTGCCCAGAGGGGAGCAGAAGCTGGGGTGACACCGGACCCAAGTGGCTCAGAATTACCATTGCAGGTGATGTGGGTCTCATCTCGCAGGTCATCGCATGACTGTGggtcccagggagcagagggacactgccaaaaagagttgtttttctccccacactGCACATaatccagccaggcagggccagaCACCCTGCCATAGGGCAGATCTGTTTCCAGGGATCCTccgtccccacagcccagctccttgcacGCCAGCGACACCGTGTCAGGAGTCATCGAGTTGGAGCAAACACTCCCCCACGTCCCGTTGTAGAAAACCTGCAGGCGCCCGGAGCAGCCGTCactgttctccagcctcaggGCCACGAActctgggaggaaaggcagcaagaggaacaggctggtctggggctgtgggagccaGGACACCTCTGCACTCCCCAGGcccccaggcaggcagggcagggccagcaaGTCCCCcttgcagccagggcagagagaagtccCTGATGgacacacagccctgctctgcccactcaccctgggggacagctgagctccccagggaccccagtgGGACTGAGGGCACCCGTGCATGCGTGTCCATAGGCCGGGCTCAGGCAGGGGCTCAGCCAGGGACAGCCTTGGCCATGCCCGGctttccctgcatcccagcctctCCAAGAGCCAGGATCCCAGCacatctcccagcacagacctgagCAGATGACGCCCGCGTCCTCTTTGTGCCCGCAGTCGTGCTGCCCCCAGGGCCCGGCAGCGCAGTCCCAGAGAGCAGCTTCGGACCCAGAGCAGTTCACACCATCCAGCCAGATGTGCCCGGAGCCTTCCCCGAACCGAGCGGAGCCGGCCGCCTCCACCGGCcctccacagcccagctggtggCAAACGACGGCGGCATCAGACAGGTCCCAGCCATCGTCACAGATggtcccccagctgccctggtagTAGATCTCCACTCTCCCTGCGCAGCGCCCGGACCCGTTCACCAGCCGGACCCGCCGGCTCCCTGCAGTGGGGAGAAACCCCAGGTGCTGTCAGGGGGTGGCTGCCCCCCCACTCCATCATCTCGGGGCTCGTGCAGCACCGCTCACCCCAGCAAATGACTCCCACGTCCTCCACAACCCTTCCCAACAGCACACtcccgggcagggaggtgttgCAGAGGGTCAGGCTGGCCTCGTGCCCTGCGCATCGGACGCCTcgcagccccacggggcccgTCCCTCGCTCAGGCTTTGGGGGGTTGtaggctttttctgcctctccacaccGCAGCTGCCGGCACACCACGCTGGCCTCCTGCACGTCCCACTGGTCGTCCAGGACTCTGCCCCATGTCCCGCGCTGGAAGATCTCCACTCGCCCGTCGCACCGGCTCCCTCCGCCCACCAGCCGCAGGGACGCAGAGTCGGctgggcctggggacagcagaggagccacagcCATCAGCGGCACCGGGCAGCACGGCAGCCTCCAGGGAGGAGGGCAAGGGGGGATTGTCTGACCAGACAGGACAAGATTGAGCCCTGTGCTGATGAGAAGCCAGGGCAAAGCCCAAGCCCTGTCTGCAGCTCACACccaggtctgctgctgctgggtggtgggatgaggctctgcagggctctctgtggggatgggatgtggctgtctgcagccacagggatggCGCAGAGCCCCACCGACCTGTCCTGGGCTCATCCTATGGAACACAGGCCTGGCAGTGGTGCTGGGGCCTGAggcgctgccctggggacaggtgtcTGCCTCTGTTCAGACCTCAGCTCtaccagagcagagcagtcaGTGTGAGCAGGGAAAGCCCCCCAGGGATCCTCCAGGGAGAAATTCAGCCTGATGCTGCCATGGGACCCCTGCTTTGGGTGGCCATGTCTCCCACAAAGGGAAATGGAACTAATGCACCATTTTCCCAGCACTCACCTGAGCAAATGACAGCAGCGTTGTTCCCGTGGGAGCACGGGGAGGCCCCCAGGGTGGTCACTGGGCACTGTCCCAGGTGGGCTTCAGTCCCATCACAGTGGAACAAGTCTCTCCAGACAGGGCCGGTTTCTCTCCCAAAATACTCTGCTCCAGGAATGGACTCAGCAAACCCACAGTGGAGTTGATGACACAGAACGTGGGCATCTGAGAGATCCCAGCGGGAGGCACAGAGGGTCCCCCAGGTCCCCATCACCTGGACCTCCACCCTCCCTGCACACGCTGTGCTGCCGTTCACCAGCCTGAACGCTGTGtactctggggacagaggaggagagagggtggGTTGGTGCTTTTGTAGCCTCGGTAGTCAGTGCACAGTCCAAAGGGACACATGCCTTTCTTCTTGTGCATGGTTTTCATGCTGCAGACAGTACAATGATCCCTTCAGTCCTACACCCACCCAGCCTGGTTCTTCCTCTGTTCCCAgacccctggcacagccccagtgtTCAACACTGGG from Caloenas nicobarica isolate bCalNic1 chromosome 29, bCalNic1.hap1, whole genome shotgun sequence carries:
- the LOC135999573 gene encoding scavenger receptor cysteine-rich type 1 protein M130-like → MGTEGLLSPQTLWLLLWVQLCRGAAEVRLVDGGKRCAGRVEVKQYEQWGTVCGNYWDMNDAAVVCKQLGCGSAVGAPQYGHFGAGSGPIWMDDVGCNGTESALSDCKHAGWGEHDCIHILDAGVTCSGFFRLVGGKSRCSGRVEIRDGDQWKTVCDSHFGPKAAEVVCRELQCGVALPMSGGGHFGEGVGPMWDGELQCVGNESLLSSCPTGSSRDQACTQMNSAAVSCTQYTAFRLVNGSTACAGRVEVQVMGTWGTLCASRWDLSDAHVLCHQLHCGFAESIPGAEYFGRETGPVWRDLFHCDGTEAHLGQCPVTTLGASPCSHGNNAAVICSGPADSASLRLVGGGSRCDGRVEIFQRGTWGRVLDDQWDVQEASVVCRQLRCGEAEKAYNPPKPERGTGPVGLRGVRCAGHEASLTLCNTSLPGSVLLGRVVEDVGVICWGSRRVRLVNGSGRCAGRVEIYYQGSWGTICDDGWDLSDAAVVCHQLGCGGPVEAAGSARFGEGSGHIWLDGVNCSGSEAALWDCAAGPWGQHDCGHKEDAGVICSEFVALRLENSDGCSGRLQVFYNGTWGSVCSNSMTPDTVSLACKELGCGDGGSLETDLPYGRVSGPAWLDYVQCGEKNNSFWQCPSAPWDPQSCDDLRDETHITCNEMPPEPLAPCPNSTSCTDREKIRAVGGEDGCSGRVELWHHGSWGTVCDDSWDMRDAQVACRQLGCGPAVSALREAAFGVGQGPIWLERVECRGTESSLQDCWARPGDGRACRHKEDAAVRCSAAPRTAASPPQADPTRGRPAVNGRISVPVIICIILGALLCLLLALLAGQVLRARAGRRGSRTAQELFPEAVYEEVGYSPVQEKQARFGRSDVLVTHGDDPAEGYDDAREVSHPEEDDAPGQGAWEMPRVPEEGAGPRDAPREGSLCCQRSAGVPGAEGDTSSLSPGSMGYDDAEEISLAHPCEDTKAVTELGAQQSLSPRPGEPIPAVQVGAAGREERSVQLGEP